One Clostridium sp. CM027 genomic window carries:
- the murD gene encoding UDP-N-acetylmuramoyl-L-alanine--D-glutamate ligase, whose product MKKDFNEFKEFIKGKKVGVVGIGVSNIPLIHFLVKLKAVVTAFDKKNYSLLGQVAIDFEEEGVKLVLGEDYLDDLTGFDVIFKTPSMRVDNPALLKAKKEGTYITSEMEEFIKYCPAKTYGVTGSDGKTTTTTIIYNILKKEGYKTWVGGNIGTPLFANIEEITKDDKVVLELSSFQLMTMTVSTDVAVVTNLSVNHLDIHKDMEEYINAKKNVFKYQRDGDLIVLNKDNALTYELRKEVKGKVKYFSVCEKLEDGAYFQNDKLFIMNKVVCNLEEVKLKGMHNVQNLLTAFCATQDEATVASMREVATTFMGVPHRGEFVREVDGVKYYNDSIASTPTRTIASLKAFGKPVILIAGGYDKKIPFEPLAEEGYTNIKTLILVGDTKYKIKEVFERMSKENKIPLQIILAENFNEAIFTAKLVAKPGDIVTLSPACASFDMFQNFEVRGNKYKEIVMTL is encoded by the coding sequence ATGAAAAAGGATTTCAATGAATTTAAGGAATTTATAAAAGGAAAAAAAGTTGGAGTTGTAGGTATAGGAGTTAGCAATATTCCTTTAATACATTTTCTAGTGAAGCTTAAGGCAGTTGTTACAGCTTTTGATAAAAAAAATTATAGTTTACTGGGACAGGTAGCAATAGATTTCGAAGAAGAGGGCGTGAAGCTGGTATTAGGGGAAGATTACTTAGATGATCTAACGGGGTTTGATGTTATTTTTAAAACACCATCTATGAGAGTAGATAACCCTGCTCTTTTGAAAGCAAAAAAAGAAGGAACATATATAACTTCCGAAATGGAAGAGTTCATAAAATATTGCCCGGCTAAAACTTACGGCGTAACTGGTAGCGATGGAAAAACAACTACAACTACAATAATATATAATATATTAAAAAAAGAAGGATATAAAACTTGGGTTGGAGGCAATATTGGTACACCACTGTTCGCAAATATTGAAGAAATAACCAAAGACGATAAAGTAGTATTGGAATTGTCGAGCTTTCAGCTTATGACTATGACGGTTTCTACAGATGTAGCAGTAGTAACAAATCTGAGTGTGAATCATCTAGATATTCATAAGGATATGGAGGAATATATAAATGCAAAGAAAAATGTGTTTAAATATCAACGTGACGGTGATCTGATTGTATTAAATAAGGATAACGCGTTAACTTATGAATTAAGAAAAGAGGTTAAGGGAAAAGTTAAGTATTTTAGTGTATGCGAGAAACTAGAAGATGGTGCATATTTTCAAAATGATAAATTATTCATTATGAACAAGGTAGTGTGTAATCTTGAGGAAGTAAAGCTAAAAGGGATGCATAATGTGCAAAACCTATTAACTGCCTTTTGTGCAACTCAAGATGAAGCAACAGTTGCGAGCATGAGAGAAGTGGCTACCACTTTTATGGGGGTACCTCATAGGGGCGAATTCGTGAGGGAAGTAGATGGAGTTAAATATTACAATGATTCAATAGCATCTACGCCAACTAGAACTATAGCAAGTCTCAAAGCTTTTGGAAAGCCTGTTATACTAATTGCAGGAGGATATGATAAAAAAATACCTTTTGAACCTTTAGCAGAAGAAGGCTACACAAATATTAAAACACTAATATTAGTAGGGGACACTAAATATAAAATAAAAGAAGTTTTTGAGCGTATGTCTAAAGAAAATAAAATACCTTTACAGATTATACTTGCTGAAAATTTTAATGAAGCAATTTTTACAGCTAAATTAGTTGCTAAACCGGGTGATATAGTGACGTTGTCACCGGCATGTGCAAGTTTTGATATGTTTCAAAATTTTGAAGTAAGAGGTAATAAATACAAGGAAATAGTAATGACATTATAA
- a CDS encoding glycine--tRNA ligase, giving the protein MTFEKSMDKIVALCKNRGFVFPGSDIYGGLANSWDYGPLGVEFKNNVKKAWWKKFVQESPYNVGVDCAILMNPEVWVATGHVGGFSDPLMDCKDCKARFRADKLVEDHMTNQGVEVASADGWSNEELKEYIAKNEIVCPKCGKKDFTDIRKFNLMFKTSQGITEDGKSEIYLRPETAQGIFVNFKNVQRASRKKVPFGIGQVGKAFRNEITPGNFIFRTREFEQMELEFFCKPGTDLEWFAYWKEYCANFLYNLGMEKENLRFRDHGEEELSFYSNATCDIEFLFPFGWGELWGVADRTDYDLKKHMEHSGNDLSYLDPITNEKYVPYCIEPSLGADRVVLAFLVNAYDEEELEGGDVRTVLHLHPALAPFKAAILPLSKKLSEKSLEVFAMLGKKFNVDYDETGSIGKRYRREDEIGTPYCITVDFDTLEDNTVTIRDRDTMDQIRVSIDDLEKFIEEKLQF; this is encoded by the coding sequence ATGACATTTGAAAAAAGTATGGATAAAATAGTTGCGTTATGCAAAAACAGAGGGTTCGTATTCCCGGGATCCGATATATATGGAGGGCTCGCTAATTCGTGGGATTATGGTCCTCTGGGAGTTGAATTTAAAAACAATGTTAAAAAAGCTTGGTGGAAAAAATTTGTTCAAGAAAGTCCATATAATGTAGGCGTTGACTGCGCTATACTTATGAACCCAGAAGTATGGGTTGCGACGGGTCACGTTGGAGGATTTTCAGATCCACTAATGGATTGCAAAGATTGCAAAGCTAGATTTAGAGCGGATAAGTTAGTGGAAGACCATATGACGAATCAGGGAGTAGAAGTAGCTAGTGCTGATGGATGGTCAAATGAAGAGTTAAAAGAATATATAGCAAAAAATGAAATAGTATGTCCTAAATGTGGAAAGAAAGACTTTACTGATATTAGAAAATTTAATTTAATGTTTAAGACTTCCCAGGGGATAACAGAAGATGGAAAATCAGAGATATATTTAAGACCAGAAACGGCTCAGGGTATCTTTGTAAACTTTAAAAATGTTCAAAGAGCTTCAAGAAAAAAAGTTCCATTTGGAATAGGCCAAGTAGGAAAGGCTTTCAGAAATGAAATAACACCAGGGAACTTTATTTTTAGAACTAGGGAATTTGAGCAAATGGAATTGGAATTTTTCTGTAAACCAGGTACAGATTTAGAATGGTTTGCATATTGGAAAGAGTATTGTGCTAATTTCTTATATAATTTGGGAATGGAAAAGGAAAATTTAAGATTTAGAGACCATGGAGAAGAGGAATTATCTTTCTATAGTAATGCTACTTGTGACATAGAATTCTTGTTCCCTTTTGGATGGGGAGAATTATGGGGCGTTGCCGATAGAACTGATTATGACTTAAAGAAGCATATGGAACATTCAGGGAATGATTTAAGTTATCTAGATCCTATTACTAATGAAAAATATGTACCATATTGTATAGAACCTTCTCTGGGTGCAGATAGAGTTGTTCTTGCATTCTTAGTTAATGCATATGATGAAGAAGAACTTGAAGGCGGAGACGTAAGAACAGTGCTTCATTTACATCCAGCACTTGCACCATTTAAGGCGGCTATTCTACCTTTAAGTAAAAAATTATCAGAGAAATCGCTCGAAGTTTTTGCTATGCTAGGTAAAAAATTTAACGTAGACTACGATGAAACCGGAAGTATAGGAAAAAGGTATAGAAGAGAAGACGAAATAGGAACTCCATACTGCATAACCGTAGATTTTGATACGTTAGAAGATAATACTGTAACAATTAGAGACAGAGACACAATGGATCAAATAAGGGTAAGTATAGATGATTTAGAAAAGTTTATAGAAGAAAAACTACAATTTTAA
- a CDS encoding ABC transporter substrate-binding protein, with protein sequence MKKMLATTLIITCILTGCTKTNEKKKVIKIGISQIVEYVALDQSREGFIKALEDNGYKEGDNIDIDYQNAQGDITTTQTIGKKFASGKKDLIYAIATPSAQGSYNATKKIPIIITAVTDPVQAGIIKSLDKPETNVSGTSDYLPVKKQLELIKELMPNAKRIGILYNTSEVNSQVQVNELKKAAKGYEIVTSGVTSTNEVNSAISSLLTKIDVLYVPTDQLIVSSMPIIVKNTLEAKIPVIASEKGSVESGALATVGIDYYKLGYEAGNMAVDVLKGNDISNMPIKISEETEVYINKDTLKSLNISMPEIKNVKYIDNK encoded by the coding sequence GTGAAAAAAATGTTAGCTACTACACTAATAATTACATGCATATTAACCGGATGTACAAAAACGAATGAAAAGAAGAAAGTTATAAAAATAGGTATAAGTCAAATAGTAGAGTATGTTGCACTAGATCAAAGTAGAGAAGGATTTATAAAAGCACTAGAGGATAATGGTTATAAGGAGGGAGACAATATAGATATTGATTATCAAAATGCCCAAGGAGATATAACTACGACCCAAACTATCGGCAAAAAGTTTGCATCTGGAAAGAAGGATTTAATTTATGCAATAGCTACCCCTTCAGCACAGGGGTCATATAATGCTACAAAAAAAATCCCAATAATAATTACGGCCGTTACTGATCCTGTGCAAGCTGGAATAATAAAGTCTTTAGATAAGCCAGAAACTAATGTTTCTGGGACTTCAGATTATTTACCAGTGAAAAAACAATTGGAGTTAATAAAGGAATTGATGCCCAATGCTAAAAGAATAGGAATTTTATATAATACAAGTGAAGTAAATTCACAAGTACAGGTAAATGAGCTAAAAAAAGCAGCTAAAGGTTATGAAATTGTTACTTCCGGAGTAACAAGCACTAATGAAGTTAATAGTGCCATAAGTAGCTTACTTACGAAAATAGACGTTTTATATGTACCAACTGATCAGTTAATAGTGTCATCCATGCCTATAATAGTAAAAAATACATTGGAGGCAAAAATACCTGTTATAGCATCGGAAAAAGGCTCCGTAGAATCTGGAGCATTAGCTACTGTAGGAATAGATTATTATAAGTTAGGATATGAAGCAGGTAACATGGCAGTTGATGTACTAAAGGGTAATGATATATCTAATATGCCAATTAAAATCTCTGAAGAAACAGAAGTGTATATAAATAAAGATACATTAAAATCATTGAATATATCTATGCCAGAAATTAAAAATGTTAAATATATAGATAATAAATAA
- a CDS encoding ABC transporter ATP-binding protein, with translation MLKIQDLSKIFYNSYLGENVLFKGINLDINEGDFISIIGSNGTGKSTLLNIISGLVKESSGNIFLEGNDLTKMPEHKVTRIVSRVFQNPSLGTCPSMTVRENLSLALNKGKLINFKYCLRYKTKELEALLNGISLDLKKLLDVNVNYLSGGQRQALSLIMASLSAPKLLLLDEHTAALDPKTSNEIMELTQKIVKEKNITTLMITHNLKDALQYGNRLIMLHKGEVILDLNESEKKKLTIESILKKFEYAV, from the coding sequence ATGTTAAAAATACAAGATTTATCAAAAATTTTTTATAATTCTTATTTAGGTGAAAATGTGTTATTTAAGGGCATTAATTTAGACATTAACGAAGGGGATTTTATAAGCATAATTGGTAGCAATGGAACAGGTAAGTCCACATTATTAAATATAATTTCTGGATTAGTTAAAGAAAGCTCAGGTAATATTTTTCTTGAAGGAAATGATTTAACTAAAATGCCTGAACATAAAGTAACAAGAATTGTAAGCAGGGTTTTTCAAAACCCATCCTTAGGAACATGTCCATCCATGACCGTTAGAGAAAATTTATCTCTGGCCTTAAACAAGGGTAAATTAATTAATTTTAAATATTGCCTTAGATATAAAACTAAAGAACTGGAAGCTCTTTTAAATGGAATATCATTAGATCTAAAGAAGCTTTTAGATGTGAATGTAAATTATTTATCAGGGGGACAAAGACAAGCTCTATCATTGATAATGGCAAGCCTATCTGCTCCTAAATTACTGTTGTTAGATGAACATACTGCAGCATTAGATCCAAAGACATCTAATGAGATAATGGAGTTAACTCAAAAGATTGTAAAAGAAAAAAATATTACTACATTAATGATAACTCATAATTTAAAGGATGCACTTCAGTATGGTAATAGGCTAATAATGCTACATAAAGGTGAAGTTATTTTAGATTTAAATGAATCCGAAAAGAAAAAATTAACAATAGAAAGTATATTGAAAAAATTTGAATACGCGGTATAA
- the fusA gene encoding elongation factor G, translating to MKEYISKNLRNIGIVGHSGSGKTTLMESILYYTKAIDRFGKVNDGTTISDYDIEEKKRKTSISTSVALSEWGNIKLNLVDMPGYFDYEGEMIEGLRAVDMAMITVCGVSGVEVGTEKAWEYINDHKLPRAFFINKLDRENSNFQVALQQIKETFGISAVPIQYPIGSEENFSGVINVISRRAQIFNPKTHGMEDSDIPEELIDKVDECKQMVMEAVAETDEVLLEKYFNEGSISEKEIYQGLIKGASMGEITPIMCGSALLGIGMNTLLEDMVECFPSPIETTMYIAKGMKNNKYTQVKIDDMGPFSALVFKTIADPFVGKLSMFRVITGKAKSDTIVYNTNKNKEEKIGAMYFLKGKQQFQTREIAAGDIGAVAKLQCTTTGDTLCDRAKLIMFDTMEFPQPVFSRAIVTKAKGDEDKISNGLTKLLEEDPTFSISRSAENAQTIISGLGSTHLQVIVSKLKNKFGVEVSLEIPKIAYRETIKRTSDVQGKHKKQSGGHGQYGDVKIKFEPRIDGADDLEFIDAVVGGTVPRQYIPAVEKGLRECIRHGVLGGFPVIRLKTTLHDGSYHAVDSSEMAFKMAASLAYKKGLKESDPVLLEPIMHVEVTCPEDYMGDIITDISKKRGRILGMESVERGQKVIGEVPQSELFDYATDLRSMTGARANFRVKFERYEEVPQDGIDKIIEASKNLE from the coding sequence ATGAAAGAATATATAAGCAAAAATCTAAGAAATATAGGAATTGTTGGACATAGTGGTTCAGGAAAAACCACATTAATGGAATCAATATTATATTACACTAAAGCTATAGATAGATTCGGAAAAGTTAATGATGGTACTACAATTAGTGATTACGATATTGAAGAAAAGAAAAGAAAAACGTCTATTTCTACATCAGTGGCTTTAAGTGAATGGGGAAATATAAAATTAAATTTAGTAGATATGCCTGGATATTTTGATTATGAAGGAGAAATGATTGAGGGGCTAAGAGCTGTAGATATGGCAATGATAACTGTTTGTGGGGTATCAGGTGTAGAAGTTGGAACTGAGAAGGCTTGGGAATATATCAATGATCATAAGCTACCTAGAGCATTTTTTATTAATAAGCTAGATAGGGAAAATAGTAATTTTCAAGTTGCTTTGCAACAGATAAAAGAAACATTTGGAATATCCGCAGTACCAATTCAATATCCTATAGGTAGTGAAGAAAATTTTAGCGGCGTAATAAATGTCATATCTAGAAGGGCTCAAATATTTAATCCTAAAACACATGGGATGGAAGATAGTGATATTCCAGAAGAATTAATAGATAAAGTGGATGAGTGTAAACAGATGGTTATGGAAGCAGTTGCTGAAACAGATGAAGTTCTATTAGAAAAATATTTCAATGAGGGTTCTATAAGTGAAAAAGAAATATATCAAGGTCTTATAAAAGGAGCTTCTATGGGAGAAATTACACCTATAATGTGTGGATCTGCTTTACTTGGTATAGGAATGAATACGTTGCTAGAAGATATGGTTGAATGCTTCCCTTCTCCAATTGAAACAACTATGTACATTGCAAAAGGTATGAAAAACAATAAATATACGCAAGTCAAAATTGATGATATGGGTCCATTCTCAGCATTAGTATTTAAAACTATTGCAGATCCTTTTGTAGGTAAATTATCTATGTTCCGTGTTATTACTGGAAAAGCTAAAAGTGACACAATAGTATATAATACTAATAAAAATAAAGAAGAAAAAATAGGTGCTATGTATTTTTTAAAAGGAAAACAACAATTTCAAACTCGAGAAATTGCGGCAGGGGATATAGGTGCAGTTGCAAAACTTCAATGCACGACTACTGGAGATACTCTCTGTGATAGAGCGAAACTAATAATGTTTGATACTATGGAGTTCCCACAACCAGTTTTTTCAAGAGCTATTGTAACTAAAGCTAAAGGTGATGAAGATAAAATATCTAATGGATTAACAAAATTGTTAGAAGAAGATCCTACATTCTCAATATCTAGGAGCGCAGAAAATGCACAAACTATAATCTCAGGATTAGGATCTACCCACTTGCAGGTTATAGTTAGTAAATTGAAAAATAAATTTGGAGTTGAAGTATCATTAGAAATTCCAAAGATTGCTTATAGAGAAACAATTAAAAGAACTTCTGATGTCCAAGGAAAACATAAAAAGCAATCCGGAGGACATGGCCAGTATGGTGATGTAAAGATTAAATTTGAGCCTAGAATAGACGGTGCAGATGATTTAGAATTTATTGATGCGGTGGTTGGTGGAACAGTTCCAAGGCAGTATATACCTGCTGTTGAAAAAGGGTTAAGGGAATGCATTAGGCATGGTGTACTTGGAGGATTCCCAGTTATAAGACTTAAAACAACGTTACATGATGGTTCGTATCATGCTGTAGATTCTTCTGAAATGGCATTTAAAATGGCAGCGTCGTTAGCTTACAAGAAGGGCCTTAAGGAATCAGATCCTGTTTTATTAGAACCAATTATGCATGTGGAGGTCACATGTCCAGAGGACTATATGGGCGATATTATTACGGATATAAGCAAGAAAAGAGGTAGAATTTTGGGGATGGAGTCTGTTGAAAGAGGTCAGAAAGTCATAGGAGAAGTACCTCAATCAGAATTATTTGATTATGCAACAGATTTACGCTCAATGACTGGTGCTAGGGCAAATTTTAGAGTCAAGTTTGAAAGATATGAAGAAGTGCCTCAGGATGGAATTGATAAAATAATTGAAGCTAGCAAGAACCTGGAATAG
- the lysS gene encoding lysine--tRNA ligase: MSNEKNNEEKSEEKNLHELESKYNEQVTIRRRKLSALKEEGKDPFDVYKVERTHTSQEVKENFEKLEGAQVIVAGRLMSKRVHGKAGFSDIHDRYGKIQLYIKIDDVGEEKLKEYKSFDIGDFVSITGTPFVTKTGEISLHIVDFQLVAKALKPLPEKWHGLKDPDLRFRQREVDIIMNPQVRDTFMKRISIIKYIREYLDNKGFLEVETPILSTVAGGAAARPFSTHHNALDIEMYLRIATELYLKRLIVAGFEKVYDMGKNFRNEGTDIRHNPEFTMIELYEAYADYNDMMEITENMIAYVCEKVHGTMKVNYQGTEIDFTPPWRRITMVDAVREYSGVDFDKIATNEEARVIAKEKHLQFKKELENCSKADILNELFEVYVEEKLIQPTFLCDYPVEISPLTKKKRGNEEFTERFEGFVFGREVCNAYSELNDPVVQRERFMQQAKERELGDDEAYLIDEEFMSALETGMPPTGGLGIGIDRMVMFLTDSYSIRDVILFPTMKPIQ, from the coding sequence AAAACAATGAAGAAAAAAGCGAAGAGAAAAACTTGCATGAACTTGAATCTAAATATAATGAACAGGTAACCATAAGACGACGAAAATTATCTGCTTTAAAAGAAGAAGGCAAAGATCCATTTGATGTGTACAAAGTTGAAAGAACTCATACATCACAAGAAGTTAAAGAAAATTTTGAGAAATTAGAAGGCGCTCAGGTTATTGTAGCAGGTAGACTCATGTCTAAAAGAGTTCATGGTAAGGCAGGTTTTTCTGATATTCATGATAGATATGGTAAAATACAACTATACATAAAAATAGATGATGTAGGCGAAGAAAAATTAAAAGAATATAAAAGTTTTGACATAGGAGATTTTGTAAGCATAACTGGTACACCTTTTGTTACAAAAACTGGTGAGATATCACTACATATAGTAGATTTTCAGCTTGTAGCGAAGGCTCTAAAACCACTTCCAGAAAAATGGCACGGATTAAAAGATCCTGATTTAAGATTTAGACAAAGAGAAGTAGATATAATAATGAACCCACAAGTAAGAGATACGTTTATGAAGAGAATATCAATAATTAAATATATCCGAGAATACTTAGATAACAAAGGATTTTTAGAAGTTGAAACTCCGATTTTATCCACAGTAGCAGGAGGAGCCGCAGCAAGACCATTTAGTACTCATCATAATGCGCTTGATATTGAGATGTATCTTAGAATTGCAACAGAGCTATATTTAAAAAGACTTATTGTTGCTGGTTTTGAAAAGGTATATGACATGGGTAAAAACTTTAGAAACGAAGGAACAGATATAAGACATAATCCAGAGTTTACAATGATAGAATTATATGAAGCTTATGCAGATTATAATGATATGATGGAAATTACGGAAAATATGATAGCTTACGTTTGTGAAAAGGTTCATGGAACTATGAAAGTAAATTATCAAGGAACTGAGATAGATTTTACACCACCATGGAGAAGAATTACTATGGTAGATGCAGTAAGAGAATATTCAGGTGTGGACTTTGATAAAATAGCTACTAATGAAGAAGCTAGGGTTATAGCTAAAGAAAAGCATTTACAATTTAAAAAAGAATTAGAAAATTGCTCAAAAGCAGATATATTAAATGAATTATTTGAAGTATATGTGGAAGAGAAACTAATTCAACCAACATTCTTATGTGATTACCCTGTAGAAATATCACCTCTTACAAAGAAGAAGAGAGGGAATGAAGAGTTTACAGAGAGATTTGAAGGCTTTGTGTTTGGAAGAGAAGTGTGTAATGCATACTCAGAGTTAAATGATCCAGTAGTTCAGAGAGAGAGATTTATGCAACAAGCAAAAGAAAGAGAACTGGGTGATGATGAGGCTTATTTAATAGATGAAGAATTTATGAGCGCATTAGAAACAGGAATGCCACCAACAGGAGGACTGGGTATAGGAATTGATAGAATGGTAATGTTCTTAACGGATTCTTATTCAATAAGAGATGTTATCCTATTCCCTACAATGAAACCAATCCAGTAG
- a CDS encoding ATP-dependent Clp protease ATP-binding subunit, whose translation MMFNKFTERSQKILVYAQEEAKQLKHGYVGTEHILLGILKDEDGVCKKSLDDMKISSEGVKKLVMEYEGEGDIEMRSSEIPLTPRTKRLLELSLLEARNLNHNYISPEHILLALIREEEGVAYTILTNLGADFNKLRNGILNNWCSEDTPKGSLSKEKQKQGTPNLERFGKDLTEMARQGKLDPVIGRGNETQRLLEILCRRMKNNPCLIGEPGVGKTAIAEGLAQRIASGSIPEILKDKRVITLDISSMVAGSKYRGEFEERLKKVMQEIVVAGNVIIFIDEIHTIIGAGGAEGAIDASNILKPALARGELQCIGATTIDEYKRHFEKDAALERRFQPIIVGEPSKNEAVEILKGLRDKYEAHHRVKITDSAIEAAVSLSHRYISDRYLPDKAIDLIDEAGAKVRIQNLTAPENLKNLEEKIDGICKEKADAISVQDFEKAAKIRDIEKQLKDKLYNSKNNWKTQNQADELIVTELEIANVVSRWINIPIEKLTEKESERLLKLEEVLHTRVIGQGEAVKSISRAVRRARVGLKDPKRPIGSFIFLGPTGVGKTELSKALADAMFGDENNMIRIDMSEYMDKHTVSRLMGSPPGYVGFDEGGQLTEKVRRNPYSVILFDEIEKAHPDVVNILLQILEDGRLTDGKGKTVDFKNTVIIMTSNVGASSIKKQRSLGFDIKDNEASSKYEKMKENIMEELKHSFRPEFLNRIDEIIVFHSLEHEDLYKIVGLMLKVVKERLKDLEINITFDEETKKHLAKAGLNTTYGARPLRREITNTVEDKLSEEILKGNINKGDNVSVLMKNSELIFKTLHI comes from the coding sequence ATGATGTTTAATAAATTTACAGAAAGATCACAAAAGATTTTAGTATATGCTCAAGAGGAGGCAAAGCAATTAAAGCATGGTTATGTAGGGACAGAGCATATATTGCTAGGAATTCTAAAGGATGAAGACGGAGTATGTAAAAAATCATTGGATGATATGAAAATTTCGTCTGAGGGAGTAAAGAAATTAGTAATGGAGTATGAGGGAGAAGGAGACATAGAAATGCGAAGTAGCGAGATACCTCTAACTCCAAGAACAAAAAGGCTACTAGAACTAAGTCTTCTGGAAGCTAGAAATTTGAATCATAATTATATTAGTCCAGAGCATATTTTGTTAGCCTTGATTAGAGAAGAAGAAGGTGTTGCATATACAATTTTGACTAATTTAGGAGCGGACTTTAATAAACTTAGAAATGGTATACTAAATAATTGGTGTTCTGAAGATACTCCAAAAGGTAGTTTATCAAAAGAAAAGCAAAAACAGGGTACTCCAAACTTAGAACGTTTTGGTAAAGACTTAACTGAGATGGCAAGACAAGGTAAACTTGATCCTGTTATAGGTAGAGGTAATGAAACTCAAAGACTTTTAGAGATTTTATGCAGAAGAATGAAGAATAATCCATGCCTTATAGGAGAACCAGGCGTAGGGAAAACAGCTATAGCAGAGGGACTAGCACAAAGAATAGCTTCCGGTAGCATTCCTGAAATTTTAAAAGACAAAAGGGTTATAACTTTGGATATATCCTCAATGGTGGCAGGTTCTAAATACAGGGGAGAGTTTGAGGAAAGGCTTAAAAAGGTTATGCAAGAGATAGTCGTCGCAGGAAATGTTATTATATTTATAGATGAAATTCATACTATCATTGGGGCAGGAGGAGCTGAAGGAGCTATTGATGCATCTAATATATTAAAACCGGCCCTCGCTCGAGGAGAACTTCAATGCATAGGGGCAACAACTATAGATGAATACAAAAGGCATTTTGAAAAAGATGCAGCACTCGAGAGGAGATTTCAACCTATAATTGTAGGAGAACCAAGCAAAAATGAAGCTGTTGAAATATTAAAAGGATTAAGAGATAAGTATGAAGCACATCATAGAGTAAAGATTACGGATAGTGCAATAGAAGCAGCTGTTAGCTTATCACATAGATATATATCAGATAGATACTTACCTGATAAAGCAATAGATCTTATAGACGAGGCTGGTGCAAAAGTAAGAATTCAAAATTTAACTGCTCCAGAAAATTTGAAAAATTTAGAAGAAAAAATAGATGGAATTTGTAAAGAAAAAGCTGATGCTATATCAGTGCAGGACTTTGAAAAAGCAGCTAAGATTAGAGATATCGAAAAACAATTAAAGGATAAATTGTATAATTCAAAAAACAATTGGAAAACTCAAAATCAAGCGGATGAGCTAATAGTTACAGAGCTTGAAATTGCTAATGTGGTATCAAGGTGGATTAATATACCTATAGAAAAATTGACTGAAAAAGAATCGGAACGGCTACTAAAGTTAGAAGAGGTACTCCACACGAGAGTAATAGGACAAGGTGAGGCAGTGAAATCTATTTCAAGAGCTGTAAGACGTGCAAGGGTAGGGTTAAAGGATCCAAAGAGACCTATAGGATCTTTTATATTTTTAGGTCCCACTGGTGTAGGAAAAACAGAATTGTCTAAAGCTTTAGCAGATGCCATGTTTGGTGATGAAAATAACATGATAAGAATAGATATGTCAGAATATATGGATAAGCACACTGTTTCAAGGCTTATGGGTTCGCCACCAGGATATGTAGGTTTTGATGAAGGTGGTCAATTAACGGAAAAGGTGAGGAGAAACCCTTATTCAGTTATACTTTTTGATGAAATTGAAAAAGCTCATCCAGACGTAGTTAATATTTTGTTACAGATATTAGAGGATGGAAGGCTAACAGACGGAAAAGGGAAAACAGTAGATTTTAAAAATACAGTAATTATAATGACATCAAATGTAGGCGCGTCTAGTATAAAAAAACAGAGGTCTCTAGGTTTCGATATAAAGGATAATGAAGCAAGCTCTAAATATGAAAAGATGAAAGAAAATATAATGGAAGAGCTAAAACATTCATTTAGACCTGAATTTTTAAATAGAATAGATGAAATTATCGTATTTCATTCGCTAGAACATGAAGATTTATATAAAATAGTAGGATTAATGCTTAAGGTAGTAAAAGAGCGTCTTAAAGATCTTGAAATTAATATTACTTTTGATGAGGAAACTAAGAAGCATTTAGCTAAGGCGGGACTTAATACTACTTATGGAGCTAGACCACTAAGGCGAGAAATAACTAATACTGTGGAAGATAAGCTTTCTGAAGAAATACTTAAGGGTAATATTAATAAAGGTGATAATGTAAGTGTTCTTATGAAAAATAGTGAATTGATTTTTAAGACTTTACATATTTAA